The genomic segment CGAGCGGGACGCCGTCGGCCGGTTCGTCACCGAGCGGATGCGCAACGCGTTGCCGCTGGACGTGCCGGTGAAGGTCTCCCTGGCCGTCGGCAGGAACTGGGCGGAGGCGAAGTGACACCGACCGGAGACAAAACGCGCCGTGCGCCGGTCATCGGCCTCGTGGGCGGCCTGGCCGCCGGCAAGAGCACCGTGGCCCGCTTGATGCGCGAGCGCGGAGCGTGCGTGGTCGATGCGGATCGCATCGGACACGAGGTGCTGGAGCTTCCGCACGTCCGTACGGCCCTGACGGACGCATTCGGCCACGGGATACTCGGCCCGGACGGGCGTGTGGACCGCGGGCGGCTGGCCGCCGTCGCCTTCGGCACGCCCGAGAGGGTGGAACGTCTCAACGGAATCGTTCATCCCATCATCATCCAAAGGATCAGTGATCTGTTGAGGGAGTTCAGCGCCCGGCCGGACGTGCCGCTGGTGGCGCTGGACGCTCCGCTGCTGATGGAGACGCAACTGCACAGGGACGTCTGCCGCGCGCTGCTGTACGTCGAGGCGCCGGAGGACGAACGGCGCCGGCGCGCCGCGCAGAACCGGGGCATCGCGCCCGAGCAGTTCGCCGTGCGCGAACAGGCGCAGATGCCCACCGACGTCAAGGCCGCAGTGGCCGACTACACAGTCATCAATACAGGCTCAATCGAGGAGCTGGCCAGGCAGATCGATCGGATCTGGCCTGACCTGTGCCGACTTTCAGGAGGTGTTTGACTTGGCCGCAGACAGCGAACGCAACACGTCGAATTCGTCGGGCAAGAACGGAAGAAAGCGGATGCCGAACGGACGCCGACCGCGGAACAGCAACGGAAACGGCAACAACGCCGGCGGCGGCAACGCCGCCGGCGGGAATCGCGCGGCGAACACCCAGGTGGCCACCGAGACGCCCGCGAGCCAGTTCCACATCGTCGACCTGCAAAGGATGACGGTCAAGCAACTGCTTGAGGCATCCAAGGAAGAGGGCCTGGAGAACACGAGCGGGCTCAAAAAGCAGGACCTGATCTTCCAGATCCTGAAGAAGCGCGTCTCCAAGAGCGGCGCCATGTACGGCGAGGGCGTCCTGGAGGTGCTGCCCGACGGAGGCTTCGGGTTCCTGCGCTCGCCGGACTACAGCTACATGCCGAGCCCGGACGACATCTACGTCTCGCCCAGCCAGATCCGCCGCTTCGGCCTGCGCACGGGCAACCTGGTCACCGGCCAGATCCGGCCTCCGAAGGAGAACAAGGAGCACTACTTCGCCCTGCTGAAGGTCGAGGCCGTCAACTACCAGAGCCCCGAGACGGTCGCGAACCTGACCGTCTTCGAGGACCTGACCCCGTTCCACCCGACCGAGCGCCTGATGCTGGAGCGCGACGGCAAAGAACTCGACATGCGCATCGTCGATCTGGTCACCCCGATCGGCAAGGGCCAGCGCGGCCTGATCGTCGCCGCCCCGCGCACCGGCAAGACCATCCTGCTGCAGCAGATCGGCAACTCCATCGCCAGGAACCACCCCGAGGTGCAGTTGATCATCCTGCTGATCGACGAACGCCCCGAGGAAGTCACCGACATGCAGCGCACCGTGCCGGCCGCGCAGGTCATCAGCTCCACCTTCGACGAGCCCGCCAGCCGGCACGTGCAGGTCGCCAAGATGGTCATCGAGATGGCCCGCCGGCAGGTCGAATACGGCAAGGACGTCGTGATCCTGCTCGACAGCATCACGCGGCTGGCCCGGGCGCACAACACGGAGGTGCCCCACAGCGGGAAGATCCTCAGCGGCGGCGTCGAGGCCGGCGCGCTGCAGAAGCCGAAGAAGTTCTTCGGCAGCGCCCGCAAGCTCGAGGAAGGCGGCAGCCTGACCATCATCGCCACCGCCCTGATCAACACCGGCAGCCGCATGGACGAGGTCATCTACGAGGAGTTCAAGGGCACGGGCAACATGGAGCTGCACCTGGACCGCGCCCTGGCCGACCGGCGCATCTGGCCGGCCCTGGACATCACCCGCAGCGGCACCCGCAAGGAAGAACTCCTGCTGGACCCGGAGGAGCTGCGCCGCATCCAGCTCCTGCACCGGATGTTGAACGAGATGAACCCCATCGACGCCATCGAACTGATGCGCAACCGGCTCTCCAAGACCCAGAACAACGCCGAATTCCTGATGAGCATCAACGTGGACGGGCGCTGAGCGCCGGCGGACCCGCCAACCGGGCGGGCGATGGAGCATGCGGGCAGAGGCGTCCCGCCTCCGACCTGTCCGCAAAGGGACGGGGACGGGCGTGCGAAGGGATGGCCATGCGCCGCATGGCCTCTCGGCGCTTGACGCCGGGGGCCGGCGGCCCTATAATGGTGTGCATCATGGATCGGACTGCAACCCCACTCAGCGCAATCGTCCTAGTAGCGTAGGCCCCTTCCGCGCTCGGATGCGATCCGAGCGGTGGGGCCGAGAGGGTTGTTGTCCGTTCCGTCGAACGGCGCGAATAGGCCCTCCCGCCTCACACAGGTGGAGGGCTTTCTTCTTTTTGGGGCGCGTGGAGGTCCCCCGGAGCCCCGGGCTCCGGAACCGCGCCAGGGAGGAACCGGCCGACATGGGCAGGACTGGAGCCAACATTCTGGTTGATTCCCTGTTGGAGCATCAGGTCGAACACGTCTTCGGACTGCCGGGCGGGGCGGTGATCGCCCTCTTCGACGTCCTCTACGATTCGCCCCTGAAGGTGATCCTCACACGCCACGAGCAGGGCGCCGGCCACATGGCCGACGGCTACGCGCGCGCCACGGGCAAGGTCGGCGTCTGCATCGCCACCAGCGGCCCCGGCGCGACGAACCTCGTCACCGCCATCGCCACGGCCCACATGGACAGTGTGCCCATGGTCGCCCTGACCGGCCAGGTGAAGACCCACCTGATCGGCAACGACGCCTTCCA from the Candidatus Brocadiaceae bacterium genome contains:
- a CDS encoding dephospho-CoA kinase; translated protein: MTPTGDKTRRAPVIGLVGGLAAGKSTVARLMRERGACVVDADRIGHEVLELPHVRTALTDAFGHGILGPDGRVDRGRLAAVAFGTPERVERLNGIVHPIIIQRISDLLREFSARPDVPLVALDAPLLMETQLHRDVCRALLYVEAPEDERRRRAAQNRGIAPEQFAVREQAQMPTDVKAAVADYTVINTGSIEELARQIDRIWPDLCRLSGGV
- a CDS encoding transcription termination factor Rho, whose protein sequence is MPNGRRPRNSNGNGNNAGGGNAAGGNRAANTQVATETPASQFHIVDLQRMTVKQLLEASKEEGLENTSGLKKQDLIFQILKKRVSKSGAMYGEGVLEVLPDGGFGFLRSPDYSYMPSPDDIYVSPSQIRRFGLRTGNLVTGQIRPPKENKEHYFALLKVEAVNYQSPETVANLTVFEDLTPFHPTERLMLERDGKELDMRIVDLVTPIGKGQRGLIVAAPRTGKTILLQQIGNSIARNHPEVQLIILLIDERPEEVTDMQRTVPAAQVISSTFDEPASRHVQVAKMVIEMARRQVEYGKDVVILLDSITRLARAHNTEVPHSGKILSGGVEAGALQKPKKFFGSARKLEEGGSLTIIATALINTGSRMDEVIYEEFKGTGNMELHLDRALADRRIWPALDITRSGTRKEELLLDPEELRRIQLLHRMLNEMNPIDAIELMRNRLSKTQNNAEFLMSINVDGR